Below is a genomic region from Miscanthus floridulus cultivar M001 chromosome 1, ASM1932011v1, whole genome shotgun sequence.
tacacgcacccccaccgacaaatctaacatcgcaggataccccttggtggactgccgacgatattctatcgacagttagtgtatttagttcatatatatacatgttgataccaggagctattaaatcatttgagagggcttaatattattaggttaaatattataggaatttttgtggtaaattagtGATAGATTTAGtcctgaaaattttatagtagcttcagggtattattatgtgttcattgtaatttttgtagctttagaatagattaaacattagggtagttaaatattctttgtttcaaatatacattaaatcattagtagaaataaagatatattcttcatttgtaaagctaggtgtttgttaattgaatccaacaccttgcttgatgaagatgatagttagcttggtaccttagtcattagagctagcttagtagcttagtatgcgtattcttatgttaagagttattgttgcataaatgctaagtgttgcgtcatcatcgcatacatgtagagaacgagttggcggagatcgtgaccactagCGATCACAAGTTCAAGGAGAttgtcgaggagtacgaggaggagattctcatgcaggaggaggtcccggagccaccactgactgactcagctgacaccgtgcctgcccaaggcaagtcctggtgcataacccttaattttgataatcactgaatatatatatgtgatatgcatttacgttataggagttttatgaaaaccacatgcatagatataactgtcATATGAGTCCTAGTACAGGATCGAGTAGCtgttatgcttaggttttcggtagcgtgagtaacctgtcgttactcacaataggtgattattataattactctcatgataaaatgatgaaggaaaaatggagatagggtaggaatatggtatgggtattggtgggtgtaacaggttgtgtcccgcggccaatgaggcttagcttggttacactatttttcctgttCGTGTTGATTAaagaccgtccgttgctgtggatggtagtcaggtcatagacttattatcctgagtacatacttgcttatggaagcGGAAATGCTCATTACGCTCTTattgtgggttccggctctttccagactgactgattggaggcggagaaaggtggaggtctaagcaccataccgaGACTGAGTCcgaagtgtgggggcttggagtccaagtttggatggagacctagaccccttgatagaagtggaataggttggtcttgtttgtgcctggggtataaacagggcgtgtgttttggggtacccagttgggatacattggttcgtgaatcgccatTTTCGTGAGAcgatatgacttggctatggtctagcaccgtggtaagaactagaagatgaaagatggaaaaatagttttgattactcaacccttgcttaaaaatagaacaggtgcttacctagaatgggtagctaatgaagtaatcatgactgctaataaaacttgacgacaaggatgaactattagtaatgcttttctcaaacaaaaagaaaacagtaaacccatattgcctatcatattccttggagttagaaaattattctcactagtcgggtaagtcttatgagtacattgtgtactcaggatttattttacccctattgcaggtgcagcttgagtagcagctcttgtgtggaggattcttctggtgggcccagatagatccttgtatcgtttctgcTAGATGCTTATTTTCATTCCGtggtttaattatcgcactctgaactctggtattttaataaataatttcttagaactcttgttgtatgaaatggactaagtattgtaagctcgtactcattattggattctgaatgtaaacgtggattgtttcgagttctcccttgagggtgtgctcgatgaaactgtccgatgtagctccctttcgaggtgcttagtgtctagtagaagacgagcgcctccggaaacgtgttattttgggtggttctacctCAGCCCACGCATAGGCTATCGACAGGCGGTGCCGACAAGGGGTCGGGTGACCCTGGGGTCGAAACCCCAGGTGGCGCTTCCCTGCGACTGCCTTGCATTGGTGGGTTAGGTGTTGGGTCTGGGCCACGTTTGCGCGTGTTTGGGCCCAGTTGTGTTAGGTAGGTGGGCCTTTCCTCCTTAGTGCTCGCATAGGATAGCTTTACACTTTGTTTCTTTGCGCATTTCGAGCATATTATTGGTGGTTTTCATAAATGTGTCGTGCAAAACACTTAttctccaatacatgtggaaagatgttaatataaataaaatatgtgAGTAAGACATGCTAGTTCTCCTCTTTTTCTATCTTATTTGGCGGTCAGATTTGGCCTTTAAGGACCGaacactatgtatctagacatacgttatatctagatacatagcaaaatttatttagaaaaaaatcaaagcgacttaatTTGGAACTGAGGGAGTACTATATATCTAGTGTCTCCTATTGAGAATTATGTGCACCTAGAAAACAAGCTCACCATCTCGTTAATTTGTAATTTGGTTTAGgccccctttggttgggctttccaACCTGCTTTTGCTTTTGCAAAAGCCAAAAGTCAATCAAAGGGGGTGAAAAGCAACAACTTCTTTAGTCCAAAAAGTTGCTTTTGCTCTAGTACAAAACTTAAAGCATCTCCCCCTACTTTCCGCTGGTTTTGGGCCATACCCACCTGATAATGATTATGAAGATACCGACTCGTTTTTTTCTTCTATTCCTGTCCACAGCATGTCGCGAGGAAAGGGAGAAGTTGTGTCCGCTCGTTGCCGAGTTTGCCCTCGACTCCAGCTCCAGCGAGGACATCCGCCGCCCCTCGCCGGTCGCTCTTCCCTCTAGCTCCTCCCCTGCGAGGATCCAATGCCGGTCGCACCTTGGCTGCAcgggtgtcgacgaaatatggtcggcagtccatctaggggtatgcccatgatggtagattctcggtagacggtgcgtgtaatcaggaaccagatagttatagaggcacaagacacaagatttatacaggttcggccgccgtgttggcgtaatacctacgtcatgtgtctcattatttgtattgattgaggtgtcccctgagggggacccctgcctctccttatatactctggaggaggagggttacaaataaaatatcctatttggtactattataatatctagtacaacttgtaatcttgccgtgcttgcctcgatcttacgggccgggccacctcggatggtgcgccccatgtaccatcttgtggtacccgggggtatatcccccacagctagtccccgagcgccatgtattctgatgcgacacgccattttaaccttctccgaatagtgaggcttgagttcttgatatctccgaccaccgttgtcgccggagaagtaggttgtccaaagaatgtatggtgctcttaagaagaaagaaaaagatttccgtcctgggaagtgtgcccacttgggtttctgtgaagaaacgtaagggtgtcttgaagcgtagcgtctttgatcatcagaggcgtagaggtcgaaaaacaaacacattcaccgcaaggtgaagtgtgcccacttagtccccgagcctggtagtaagtgacgtaggcacgtggtgccagggtctaaaaagaattcccagttaagttgagaatccaatcgtcgtacagggtcgtaccgatgtagttcccgagcttgctggaaggtgaggtatgagccttatagtaaggtctaaaggagaaaaaatatcccaactgtatgcgagttgccagtcgcatgtagtcgagacgcaaagtccccgagccgtggtcggagagtggtcgaggcagtccccgagcacaggtcgaggagcgagcgacgaagtccccgagctgtaatcgaagagtgatcgaggcagtccccgtgcgtaggtcgagaagcgagcgacgaaatccccgagctgtggtcggagagtgatcgaggcagtccccgagcgtaggtcgcgAAACGAACGACGATGTCCCCGAGCATATCTCGAAATTCCTGCTATATAAATacgtagaatggtagtacatgatgtataaaataataaattatagagaaaaatcagcggtgaagaaatagtgtATGACACTCAGCAGTCACttgtaaatgagcatgatgtAATAAagtagttggtgctttgtaaacatcaacggacagttccacgtagcaggTCCACGCCATGTCCACGGGTGCCTCGGCTCCGAGCCCTGAGCGCGGCTCCGGCGGCCTGCGTAGGCGCGCGACCCTGCCTTCTCCAGCAGCGGGCACGCGGTGCGTGGCCTTGTCACGGTGGCATGCGTGGCTCCGGCGGTGGcaaccctgctccgtcgacctgCGTGTGGGAGCCCCAGCCTCGGCGCCTAGCCTAAACCCTGAGCGGCATGCAGGAGCCCCAGCTCCGTCGCCCAGCCCCAGCCTCAGCCCCAGCCCCGGCCCTGGCCCTAGCGCTCTAGCAGATGGAGGACGGGTGGCGTGTGCTCGTCGGTGAGAGATAGGAAGATGGAAGAAGATGACCAGTGAGGTCCGTTAGTTAGTGAGAGGGGGAGAGAGTTGAGTGAGGTGGACTACAAATGATAAGTAAGGTCTGCTCGTAGGTGTTTTTCAAAAGCCACGGCGGTTTCACCAAACAGTCTTATACTTTTTTCATGCCTATTTTTTTATATCACACAACACACAGCAGCTTTTCCAAAAAGTACATcttaaccaaacaccccctacctTCCCTACTGGGCACTACGGCAGACGGGTAGACATCCATCAGTGCCCGGCGTAGAGGTGTGCTGGCAGCCTGGGCACGGCGACGGCCTCGAGAGGGACCAAGCGCGGAACGGCCAGTCCGAATTTCTCCTGCATGCTCAGCTTCTCCGGCGCCACGCCATCCGGCAGCCGCCACGCGAAGGCGTGCAGCAGGTTGGCCAGGGTCACCTGCACCATCTTGAGCCCGAGGACGTAGCCCGGGCACATCCGGCGGCCGGACCCGAACGGCAGCAGCTCCAGGTCCTGCCCCTTCACGTCCACGCCGCTGCCGACGAACCTCTCCGGGCGGAACTCCTCCGCGTCGCCGCCCCACACGGCAGGGTCGCGGCCGATGGTCCAGACGTTCACGAACACGAGCGTGCCCCGCGGGATGTCGTAGCTGCCCGTGGACGCGTCCTCGCGACACAGCCGCGGCGCCAGCAGCGGTGTCACGGGGTGCAAGCGGAAGGTCTCCTTCACGATGGCCTCCAGGTACGGCAGGTTCGGAATGTCCCCCTCCATGACAAGGCGTTCGCGGCCGATGACGCTGTccagctcctcggtggccttcgtGAGCACATCGGGATTCCTCAGGAGCTCCGACATGGCCCACTCGATGGTCACCGCTGAGGAGTCCGTGCCGCCAGCGATGAGGTCCTGCATGCGTATTCGTCACATCAGAGGTTCTTTATTTTAAAAAGGGCAAAGTATATTATATCTTTTAATAACCTTCAAGTCATACACCAGTCTGATTTTCAACTGAACTGCAATGCCAATAGATAACGGGCACCTTCTAACTGTCCAAATTTGCCACATGTTTGGTCCTCTGTTTCATaggtggttttctattttctaaatatAATAAAAAACGGTTTGACCTCTtaaaatttatatttttataaattaGAAAAGTACGCAGCTAGTGTCAACTTTTATTTTAAAAAtgttatctacatgtttatgaTCTATATACAGTTCTTTGAAAATAGTTTTCTTTCTGTTtctattaattaatttattgtttgTAGTCGGTCTATCATTTATTTAAAACAAATATGATCCCAATAACTCTAAATAGAGCATCACTAGATAGATAACATTTTTAAAAGAAACTGTAGCTAGTTCCATATTTTTTATTtcaaataaattaattataaaggTTTAGAGATCAAACAagatttttaatattttttttgaaaataaaaaacttCTTTCAAACAATTGGCCCCTACTAATCTATATAACATCCACAGAAACGTTTTTCAGGCCAAACTGAAGAAATTTACAATTTCATCGAGGAGGAAATATCACAATGCCACCCCTTGACCTAAATAGGAACCATCTTTTCAAACTAGAACACCCTACACAACTCGATTTCAGGATTTAAGGAAATATGCCGCTGAAAGGCCAACACTCGCTGCTGAAGGATTTCAGGACAAGTTGTTTGTGACTAAGAGGGGATCTAACCCACCCACTTCCCAACCACGTTAATCGTCGTTAGTAGACCCTATGCTCGTACTTATGAAGCAAGGGAGAATGCACTGCTTAATGCGTTGGTCTACGTCAATGCTATTTTATCATACTACATCGGTGACCTACACTACGCCAAGTTCATAGTACgactttagtcaaacttgatgATCTACTTAAGTTTGCATAAACTTTGGTGTGTACTTGAACATCTAGTTTGTATTGACTTGGTTTAAACAATTATGATTTGTATTAACTTGATGAATATGACTGATCTCAATGTAACACACGAATTATTGTTAACTAGTTTCATTCTTATTTATGGACGTACAATAGTAGCATATAATACGTACACAAAGAACTATTTGAAATGAAAACGAACTGAATGAAAAAGAaaacataaaagaaaagaaaagaaaagacatttagtcccggttcgtgtaACCAACCGAGGCCAAATGTCCCATTTCACTCCCGGTTGACTGGCCCGGGACTAAATGACGGGCTTTCATTTTAGTCCCGGATTGCAATCTCGGTTGAGAAACTAGGAATAGTAACCGGGAATGTAGCTCAGTTCTACACTAGTGATATATGCTAGTTATGTTTATTTGCCATGTGACCAATAACTCACGGTTCTTATATTACACATAGTTTGGTCCtttgttattttgtttttagAATTTTTAGTGATGTTGTGAACGAATAACAATCCTCATGTGTTGCTTTGCTTGTTATATTAAGTTTAATTAATCTTGTAATTAAATCGTTCAGCTAGTATCGAAGGGGTGAATTAGTATTAGTATAAGCCTCCACGGCTCCACCTCCGGTTTTAGTGTCTTACTTACCAGAGCGAATCCCTTGACGCCATCCCGTTTGATGGGGACCTCGAGTTTGGGGTCGTCGGCGAGCTCCAGCAGCAGGCCCACCATGTCCGCGGCGACGAACTTGTCGCCCTCTCGCCGGCGTCGCTGGCTGTGCTCGTCCACCACGTGCTCCAAGAAGCGGTCGAACATCTTGCCCAGCCTCTTCATCCTCCCGACGTAGCCCTGAAGGTCCAGCCAGCTGAGCCACGGGATGAAGTCCCCGATGCAGAACACGCCGTTGAGGAGAAAGAGCTCGTCGACCATCCACCTGAACTCGGCCGGCGAGATCGGCGAGCCAGCGGTGCCCTCGCCGATGTACTTGCCGCCCAGCGCCATGCGCGAGATCACGTTGAGGCTCAGCATGAGCAGGTGCTCCTTGAGCGCGACGACCTGGCCGCGCCCCGCGGACGCGGAGGAGGACAGTGACAGGGCACGCAGGTCTCGCAGGAGCACGCGTAGCTCCTCGCTGCGGACGTGCTCCTGGGACCTGAGCTGCCTGTCGTTGAAGAGGTTGGCCTTCCACAGCTTGCGCGCCTGGCGCCAGTACGCGCCGTAGGGCGACCAGACGATGTCGGAGTAGTCGTAGGCGGTGTGCTTCCCggacgccatcttggggcggtcgATGAACGACGCGTCGTTGGTTTTGAGGAAGAACCTGGCCGCGTCCACGGACGAGCCGACGACAACGGGGACGGAGCCGAAGCGGAGGGACATGAACGGGCCGTACCGCGCCGAGAGCGCGTGGATGGAGCGGTGCGGGAGCGAACCGATCAGGTTGAGGTTGCCGATCACGGGCCACGGCCGAGGGCCTGGTGGGAGCCTGTACTCGCGGGTGGAGCTGGAGCTGCGTTTGCGTCGGAGGATGGTGACGACTAGAAGAGCGGTGGCGAGCACGACGGCCAGGAAAGAGACTAGTTCCGTCTCCATCGGAACGTAGTATAGTAGTAGCTGGGATGTGCTTATTCTTTTCTTTGCCTGTGTGCATACAAGAACGGGGCGATTTATATAGACAGTCCGGCCCTAGCCCGCGTCCGGACGCATCTCCCACCGCCCAATGCCTGCTTTGTGCCGTGCGCCCTGCCCGCTCGGATTTCGCGCCACTCGAACGACTCGCCTCACCCACGCCGTCCTCCCCATGCGAGGCCCACGCTgctcaaacatcaccaacatcgaaAGAGAAGACACCGAGGCGAGGCAACAGAAGACGAGgagagagatgcaacacccgatctatttttgaaacatccagatgcaataattgcaacatacaaaagaaacagttgaaacacttacaacatgcgtTTGAAACACTAGCAAAAACACTTAAAACCATTTAAAATATATGCACACATCGAGATAAAACACTTataacatatgtctaaaacataTGAAGCGTCCAGATAAacatatttgcaacatatgtgtacaaccattgcaacatatgtaataccccgatctacttttgcaacatctatacgaaacacttgcaacatacctctgaaacacttgaaacatactcttgcaacatgcagtTTCAGCGCAGCATCTTCTTGCTGCTTGAGAGATAGAAGCTCGTCGGCGTGTGGAGTTCACCGGTGTCGAGCTCACCGGTAGTGCAGAGATCGTGCACTCGGGAAGGCCATGGCAGGTCCGGTGGAGATGGCCGCGGCGGGTCTCCACATTGTGCAGGTGGAGTGCGAGTTGTGCGTGGTCGGGTTCAATCACGGGTGTCGCGAGCTGGGCGCGGGCGAGTTCCACCCCGGCCATAGCAAACTGGGTAGGCGGAGCACGAGATGTGTGCTGGCAGGCTCCGCCTGGGCTACAATGAGCTGCACGCGGGCGAGCTTCGCCCCCGGCCGTGGCGAGCACGAGATGTGCGCGGGTGGCCTCTGCCCTGGCCAACCGCCATGAGCTGCGCGGTCTTAGCTCCGCTGTGGACCTACGGTGTTTTTCTTCTCAGAAGCTACGGTGACTCAGCTGGACGAGTGGATAAGCTAGACGAGACGAGCGGATAGGAAGGAGTCATTTGGGTTGGCTATGCGGCCCATAAACGAAAGTAATCCCATACAACTGAATGAGCCCTTAGTGAGGGCACTAGATGATGCTAGACGGAGACCCACAGCTGCACGTGGCGCCCTTTGTGAGCACATGGTTGAAAATAGAGCACGTGCAACATGCTGTAAACAATGGAGTCGAGTCGAAAGAACGGAGATAGCAGAGTTGGGGGCTTGGGGCAGA
It encodes:
- the LOC136498889 gene encoding trimethyltridecatetraene synthase-like, producing the protein METELVSFLAVVLATALLVVTILRRKRSSSSTREYRLPPGPRPWPVIGNLNLIGSLPHRSIHALSARYGPFMSLRFGSVPVVVGSSVDAARFFLKTNDASFIDRPKMASGKHTAYDYSDIVWSPYGAYWRQARKLWKANLFNDRQLRSQEHVRSEELRVLLRDLRALSLSSSASAGRGQVVALKEHLLMLSLNVISRMALGGKYIGEGTAGSPISPAEFRWMVDELFLLNGVFCIGDFIPWLSWLDLQGYVGRMKRLGKMFDRFLEHVVDEHSQRRRREGDKFVAADMVGLLLELADDPKLEVPIKRDGVKGFALDLIAGGTDSSAVTIEWAMSELLRNPDVLTKATEELDSVIGRERLVMEGDIPNLPYLEAIVKETFRLHPVTPLLAPRLCREDASTGSYDIPRGTLVFVNVWTIGRDPAVWGGDAEEFRPERFVGSGVDVKGQDLELLPFGSGRRMCPGYVLGLKMVQVTLANLLHAFAWRLPDGVAPEKLSMQEKFGLAVPRLVPLEAVAVPRLPAHLYAGH